A region from the Triticum aestivum cultivar Chinese Spring chromosome 3D, IWGSC CS RefSeq v2.1, whole genome shotgun sequence genome encodes:
- the LOC123076859 gene encoding jacalin-related lectin 19-like, giving the protein MEKAGSKVTVKVEEPNLEGHGGGSNSAAPGGGSTAVLPLQQGALLPADRFAVVLPDISLGAPATITVSIGDHRSEAKAAEDKLQKVKAKGHVLKMGPCGGPRGDAWKMDVRGGDRIVKVILWHAGAVDAISVSYERDGRIEQTEHWGKLEGRQRSEICLEPDEYLTGMKGHVGEFGGSFLVGALTLVGNRRSFGPYGTRKGPPFELPAAGGRIVGFHGRSGGLIDALGIYVETDN; this is encoded by the exons atggagaaggccGGTAGCAAGGTGACAGTCAAAGTGGAGGAGCCGAACCTGGAGGGCCACGGCGGCGGCAGCAACTCTGCCGCGCCGGGAGGAGGATCGACGGCCGTGCTGCCGCTCCAGCAGGGTGCGTTGTTGCCGGCGGACCGCTTTGCAGTTGTTCTGCCGGACATCTCCCTTGGCGCCCCCGCAACCATCACCGTCAGCATCGGCGACCATCGCAGCGAGGCGAAAGCCGCCGAGGATAAACTCCAGAAGGTCAAGGCAAAG GGGCACGTTCTCAAGATGGGTCCCTGCGGCGGCCCCCGTGGCGACGCCTGGAAGATGGACGTGCGCGGCGGCGACCGCATCGTCAAGGTAATACTGTGGCATGCAGGCGCCGTCGACGCCATCTCGGTGTCTTACGAGCGTGACGGCCGGATTGAGCAGACGGAGCACTGGGGAAAACTTGAGGGTCGACAGCGCTCAGAG ATCTGTCTGGAGCCGGACGAATACCTCACCGGTATGAAAGGGCATGTGGGCGAGTTTGGTGGCTCTTTCCTCGTCGGAGCGCTTACTTTAGTTGGCAACCGGCGCTCCTTCGGACCATACGGGACACGGAAAGGCCCGCCGTTCGAGCTGCCAGCGGCGGGCGGCAGGATAGTTGGCTTCCACGGGCGCTCCGGAGGCCTCATTGACGCACTTGGCATTTACGTCGAAACGGACAACTAA